One genomic window of Phycisphaeraceae bacterium includes the following:
- the rlmN gene encoding 23S rRNA (adenine(2503)-C(2))-methyltransferase RlmN, which yields MKHPPFHIFEFTPESLGVWCKDRGMQAFRGKQILEWVYERGVVDAGQMSNLSKRDREVLATEMRFLSGTVLSQQTATDGTQKLLVQWDDGSAGTPSSLPQLPSPDPARQTECVMIPATGDDGEVSRRTACISSQVGCPVGCRFCASGQGGLDGNLSAGRIVEQVWRLGRLPGVGRISNVVFMGMGEPLSNFGPVMNAVRTLASAWATGISARKITISTVGLPKAIERLAEQLELPVTLALSLHAPNDELRRRLIPWAEYSTIKELLASCQRWFEKTGREITLEYTLLRGVNDRPEHARELSRLAKSLRANINLIRYNEVPGLGLDGGEFRRPHDEDVLAFQMILRDQHVNTHIRRSRGRDIAAACGQLRHEAAEREKRPA from the coding sequence GTGAAGCACCCGCCCTTCCACATCTTTGAGTTCACACCCGAGTCGCTTGGCGTTTGGTGCAAGGACCGGGGAATGCAGGCCTTCCGGGGGAAGCAGATCCTCGAGTGGGTATACGAACGGGGCGTCGTCGACGCGGGCCAGATGTCGAATCTGTCGAAGCGGGACCGGGAAGTACTCGCCACGGAGATGCGATTCCTCTCCGGCACGGTGCTCTCGCAGCAGACCGCCACGGACGGAACCCAGAAGCTGCTGGTGCAGTGGGATGACGGGAGCGCAGGCACTCCGTCCTCGCTCCCGCAACTCCCGTCGCCGGACCCAGCAAGGCAGACCGAGTGCGTGATGATCCCCGCGACCGGTGACGACGGCGAGGTGAGCCGGCGGACGGCGTGCATCTCCTCGCAGGTAGGGTGTCCTGTGGGGTGCCGGTTCTGTGCCTCTGGGCAGGGAGGACTCGACGGCAACCTCTCCGCCGGACGGATCGTGGAGCAGGTCTGGCGACTCGGCCGCCTGCCCGGCGTTGGACGCATCTCCAACGTGGTATTCATGGGGATGGGCGAGCCGCTGAGCAACTTCGGCCCCGTGATGAACGCGGTGCGGACCCTGGCCTCCGCCTGGGCGACGGGCATCTCGGCCCGCAAGATCACGATCTCGACGGTGGGACTGCCCAAGGCGATCGAACGCCTCGCCGAGCAACTCGAACTCCCCGTAACACTCGCCCTCTCGCTGCACGCTCCGAACGACGAACTCCGTCGGAGGCTGATCCCGTGGGCGGAGTACTCCACCATCAAGGAACTGCTCGCCTCCTGCCAGAGGTGGTTTGAGAAGACGGGGCGCGAGATCACGCTGGAATACACGCTGCTGCGCGGCGTCAACGACCGGCCGGAGCACGCGAGGGAACTGTCACGCCTCGCCAAGTCACTCCGTGCAAACATCAACCTCATCCGGTACAACGAGGTGCCGGGGCTCGGCCTCGACGGCGGCGAGTTCCGCCGCCCTCACGATGAAGACGTGCTCGCCTTCCAGATGATCCTGCGCGACCAGCACGTGAACACCCACATCCGCCGCAGC
- a CDS encoding TIGR00730 family Rossman fold protein, whose translation MGRELRRICVFCGANSGRREVFADAARDLGATLVKRRIELVYGGGHVGLMGIVANSALSHGGQAIGVIPRLLLDKELGHQKLTRQIVVESMHERKATMASLSDGFITLPGGMGTFEETFEVLTWAQLGIHAKPCGLLNVDGFFDPLLAFLDHAVAEGFYQRVHRDLLLSDTDPSRLLDRMAAFEPPREMPIGSFLGPRHT comes from the coding sequence ATGGGACGAGAACTCCGCCGGATCTGTGTCTTCTGCGGCGCCAACTCGGGCCGGCGGGAAGTGTTCGCCGACGCCGCAAGGGATCTCGGCGCCACCCTCGTGAAACGGAGGATCGAGTTGGTATACGGCGGCGGACACGTCGGCCTGATGGGGATCGTGGCCAATTCCGCCCTGTCGCACGGAGGCCAGGCCATCGGGGTCATCCCGAGGCTCCTGCTCGACAAGGAGCTCGGGCACCAGAAACTCACTCGCCAGATCGTCGTGGAGTCCATGCACGAGCGCAAGGCGACGATGGCAAGCCTGTCCGACGGGTTCATCACCCTGCCCGGCGGTATGGGCACGTTTGAGGAAACCTTCGAAGTGCTGACCTGGGCGCAGCTTGGTATTCACGCCAAGCCCTGTGGGCTCCTGAACGTCGATGGATTCTTCGACCCCCTGCTCGCGTTCCTCGATCACGCGGTGGCCGAGGGCTTCTACCAGCGGGTGCACCGCGACTTGTTGCTCTCCGACACCGACCCCTCTCGCCTGCTGGATCGAATGGCCGCCTTCGAGCCGCCGCGGGAAATGCCGATCGGGAGCTTCCTCGGGCCCAGGCACACCTGA